The proteins below are encoded in one region of Oreochromis niloticus isolate F11D_XX linkage group LG6, O_niloticus_UMD_NMBU, whole genome shotgun sequence:
- the LOC112847101 gene encoding B-cell receptor CD22-like produces the protein MCLIPGYIIYLLTFLIVSEVTQPDDGAAMSLTAALRGFFIVLLSVSVVQSQNGWGVTYTSTQICAVKGSSVEIHCTYTYPPRINNEIIEVQKRLWFTKLQQDVPVDLKTDPNYDARVEYHFFQNNSTLRITDLRESDSAQYKFRFETNSRSGRYTGTPGVTLLVTDAPIRLSVSVTLSGEIVEGSSVTLTCSSDANPAASYTWYKQNDQKPLSKDSQLIFSSIQSSDAGEYYCIAVNDLGTKRTGHNIIIVNCE, from the exons ATGTGTCTAATTCCTGGATACATTATTTACCTGCTGACATTTCTTATTGTCTCTGAAGTCACACAGCCAGATGACGGGGCAGCTATGAGTTTAACTGCAGCACTCAGAGGATTTTTTATCGTTCTGCTTTCTGTGTCAG TGGTACAGAGTCAGAATGGATGGGGAGTGACTTACACTTCTACTCAGATCTGTGCTGTAAAAGGATCATCAGTGGAGATACACTGCACCTACACATACCCACCCagaataaataatgaaattattGAAGTTCAGAAGAGATTATGGTTTACTAAATTGCAACAAGATGTACCTGTGGATCTAAAAACTGACCCAAACTATGACGCTCGAGTGGAGTATCATTTTTTTCAGAACAACAGCACTCTGAGAATCACAGACCTGAGGGAGAGCGACTCAGCTCAATACAAGTTCAGGTTTGAGACAAACAGTCGTAGTGGACGTTATACTGGCACTCCTGGAGTCACTTTGCTTgttacag aTGCTCCAATACGCCTCTCTGTGTCAGTGACTCTCTCGGGTGAGATAGTGGAGGGCAGCTCTGTGACTCTGACCTGTAGCAGTGATGCTAACCCAGCAGCTAGTTACACCTGGTACAAGCAGAATGATCAGAAACCTCTCAGTAAAGACTCCCAGCTCATCTTCAGCTCCATTCAGTCTTCTGATGCTGGAGAGTATTACTGCATAGCTGTAAATGACCTGGGGACAAAAAGGACTGGACACAATATCATCATTGTGAATTGTGAGTAA